Proteins from one Peromyscus eremicus chromosome 8a, PerEre_H2_v1, whole genome shotgun sequence genomic window:
- the LOC131917955 gene encoding histone H3.3A, with the protein MARTKQTARKSTGGKAPRKQLATKAARKSAPSTGGVKKPHRYRPGTVALREIRRYQKSTELLIRKLPFQRLVREIAQDFKTDLRFQSAAIGALQEASEAYLVGLFEDTNLCAIHAKRVTIMPKDIQLARRIRGERA; encoded by the exons ATGGCCCGAACCAAGCAGACCGCTCGGAAGTCCACCGGGGGGAAAGCCCCCCGTAAACAGCTGGCCACCAAGGCGGCCCGGAAAAGCGCGCCCTCTACTGGCGGGGTGAAGAAGCCTCACCGCTACAG GCCCGGGACCGTGGCTCTGAGAGAGATCCGTCGTTACCAGAAATCGACCGAGCTGCTCATCCGGAAGCTGCCTTTTCAGAGGTTGGTGAGGGAGATCGCCCAGGATTTCAAAACCGACTTGAGGTTTCAGAGTGCAGCCATCGGTGCCCTTCAG GAGGCCAGTGAAGCGTACCTGGTGGGCTTGTTTGAAGATACCAATCTGTGTGCCATCCACGCCAAGAGAGTCACCATCATGCCCAAAGACATCCAGTTGGCTCGCCGGATACGGGGGGAGAGAGCTTAA
- the Galk1 gene encoding galactokinase isoform X1: protein MAAWRPPQVEELLAEARRAFLEEFGAEPELAVSAPGRVNLIGEHTDYNQGLVLPMALELVTILVGSPRTDGLVSLLTTSKNADEPQRLQFPLPTAQRSLEPGIPQWANYVKGVIQHYPAAPLPGFSAVVVSSVPLGGGLSSSASLEVATYTFLQQLCPDSGAIAARAQVCQRAEHSFAGVPCGIMDQLIALLGQKGHALLIDCRSLETSLVPLSDPKLAVLITNSNVRHSLASSEYPIRRRQCEEVAQALGKESLREVRLEELEAGRELMSKEGFRRARHVVGEIRRTAQGAAALSRGDYRAFGRLMVESHYSLRDDYEVSCPELDQLVEAALSVPGVYGSRMTGGGFGGCTVTLLEASAASLAMHHIQEQYSGTASFYLSQAADGAQVLSL from the exons ATGGCTGCTTGGAGACCGCCCCAGGTTGAGGAGCTGCTGGCCGAGGCCCGGCGGGCCTTCCTGGAGGAGTTCGGAGCTGAACCGGAGCTGGCAGTGTCGGCGCCGGGCCGCGTCAACCTCATCGGGGAGCACACGGACTACAACCAGGGCCTGGTGTTGCCCATG GCTCTGGAGCTTGTGACCATCCTGGTTGGCAGCCCCCGGACAGATGGGCTTGTCTCTCTTCTTACCACCTCCAAGAATGCAGATGAGCCCCAGCGACTGCAGTTCCCACTGCCCACAGCCCAGCGGTCCTTGGAGCCTGGAATCCCACAATGGGCCAATTACGTCAAGGGAGTGATCCAACATTACCCAG CCGCACCCCTCCCTGGCTTCAGTGCAGTGGTGGTCAGCTCAGTGCCCCTGGGGGGTGGGCTTTCCAGCTCAGCTTCTCTGGAAGTGGCCACATACACCTTCCTCCAGCAGCTCTGCCCAG ACTCGGGGGCAATAGCTGCCCGGGCCCAGGTGTGTCAACGGGCTGAGCACAGCTTCGCAGGGGTGCCCTGTGGCATCATGGACCAGCTCATCGCACTGCTGGGGCAGAAAGGCCATGCGCTACTCATTGACTGCAG GTCCCTGGAAACAAGCCTGGTCCCACTGTCTGACCCCAAGCTGGCTGTGCTTATCACTAACTCCAATGTCCGCCACTCCCTGGCCTCCAGCGAGTATCCGATTCGGCGGCGCCAGTGTGAAGAagtggcccaggctctgggcAAGGAGAGCCTTCGAGAGGTGCGGTTGGAGGAGCTTGAGG CGGGCAGGGAGCTGATGAGCAAGGAGGGCTTCCGGCGGGCCCGACACGTAGTAGGTGAGATCCGGCGAACAGCCCAGGGAGCCGCTGCTCTGAGCCGTGGAGACTACAGGGCCTTTGGACGTCTCATGGTGGAAAGTCACTACTCACTCAG GGATGATTATGAAGTGAGTTGCCCTGAGCTGGACCAATTGGTTGAGGCTGCCCTCTCTGTGCCTGGGGTCTATGGGAGTCGTATGACAGGTGGTGGCTTTGGTGGCTGCACAGTGACACTGCTGGAGGCCTCTGCTGCCTCCCTAGCCATGCATCACATACAG GAGCAGTACAGTGGCACAGCCTCCTTCTACCTCTCCCAAGCTGCCGATGGAGCCCAGGTGCTGAGCTTGTGA
- the Galk1 gene encoding galactokinase isoform X3: protein MAAWRPPQVEELLAEARRAFLEEFGAEPELAVSAPGRVNLIGEHTDYNQGLVLPMALELVTILVGSPRTDGLVSLLTTSKNADEPQRLQFPLPTAQRSLEPGIPQWANYVKGVIQHYPDSGAIAARAQVCQRAEHSFAGVPCGIMDQLIALLGQKGHALLIDCRSLETSLVPLSDPKLAVLITNSNVRHSLASSEYPIRRRQCEEVAQALGKESLREVRLEELEAGRELMSKEGFRRARHVVGEIRRTAQGAAALSRGDYRAFGRLMVESHYSLRDDYEVSCPELDQLVEAALSVPGVYGSRMTGGGFGGCTVTLLEASAASLAMHHIQEQYSGTASFYLSQAADGAQVLSL from the exons ATGGCTGCTTGGAGACCGCCCCAGGTTGAGGAGCTGCTGGCCGAGGCCCGGCGGGCCTTCCTGGAGGAGTTCGGAGCTGAACCGGAGCTGGCAGTGTCGGCGCCGGGCCGCGTCAACCTCATCGGGGAGCACACGGACTACAACCAGGGCCTGGTGTTGCCCATG GCTCTGGAGCTTGTGACCATCCTGGTTGGCAGCCCCCGGACAGATGGGCTTGTCTCTCTTCTTACCACCTCCAAGAATGCAGATGAGCCCCAGCGACTGCAGTTCCCACTGCCCACAGCCCAGCGGTCCTTGGAGCCTGGAATCCCACAATGGGCCAATTACGTCAAGGGAGTGATCCAACATTACCCAG ACTCGGGGGCAATAGCTGCCCGGGCCCAGGTGTGTCAACGGGCTGAGCACAGCTTCGCAGGGGTGCCCTGTGGCATCATGGACCAGCTCATCGCACTGCTGGGGCAGAAAGGCCATGCGCTACTCATTGACTGCAG GTCCCTGGAAACAAGCCTGGTCCCACTGTCTGACCCCAAGCTGGCTGTGCTTATCACTAACTCCAATGTCCGCCACTCCCTGGCCTCCAGCGAGTATCCGATTCGGCGGCGCCAGTGTGAAGAagtggcccaggctctgggcAAGGAGAGCCTTCGAGAGGTGCGGTTGGAGGAGCTTGAGG CGGGCAGGGAGCTGATGAGCAAGGAGGGCTTCCGGCGGGCCCGACACGTAGTAGGTGAGATCCGGCGAACAGCCCAGGGAGCCGCTGCTCTGAGCCGTGGAGACTACAGGGCCTTTGGACGTCTCATGGTGGAAAGTCACTACTCACTCAG GGATGATTATGAAGTGAGTTGCCCTGAGCTGGACCAATTGGTTGAGGCTGCCCTCTCTGTGCCTGGGGTCTATGGGAGTCGTATGACAGGTGGTGGCTTTGGTGGCTGCACAGTGACACTGCTGGAGGCCTCTGCTGCCTCCCTAGCCATGCATCACATACAG GAGCAGTACAGTGGCACAGCCTCCTTCTACCTCTCCCAAGCTGCCGATGGAGCCCAGGTGCTGAGCTTGTGA
- the Galk1 gene encoding galactokinase isoform X2, with translation MAAWRPPQVEELLAEARRAFLEEFGAEPELAVSAPGRVNLIGEHTDYNQGLVLPMALELVTILVGSPRTDGLVSLLTTSKNADEPQRLQFPLPTAQRSLEPGIPQWANYVKGVIQHYPAAPLPGFSAVVVSSVPLGGGLSSSASLEVATYTFLQQLCPGVPCGIMDQLIALLGQKGHALLIDCRSLETSLVPLSDPKLAVLITNSNVRHSLASSEYPIRRRQCEEVAQALGKESLREVRLEELEAGRELMSKEGFRRARHVVGEIRRTAQGAAALSRGDYRAFGRLMVESHYSLRDDYEVSCPELDQLVEAALSVPGVYGSRMTGGGFGGCTVTLLEASAASLAMHHIQEQYSGTASFYLSQAADGAQVLSL, from the exons ATGGCTGCTTGGAGACCGCCCCAGGTTGAGGAGCTGCTGGCCGAGGCCCGGCGGGCCTTCCTGGAGGAGTTCGGAGCTGAACCGGAGCTGGCAGTGTCGGCGCCGGGCCGCGTCAACCTCATCGGGGAGCACACGGACTACAACCAGGGCCTGGTGTTGCCCATG GCTCTGGAGCTTGTGACCATCCTGGTTGGCAGCCCCCGGACAGATGGGCTTGTCTCTCTTCTTACCACCTCCAAGAATGCAGATGAGCCCCAGCGACTGCAGTTCCCACTGCCCACAGCCCAGCGGTCCTTGGAGCCTGGAATCCCACAATGGGCCAATTACGTCAAGGGAGTGATCCAACATTACCCAG CCGCACCCCTCCCTGGCTTCAGTGCAGTGGTGGTCAGCTCAGTGCCCCTGGGGGGTGGGCTTTCCAGCTCAGCTTCTCTGGAAGTGGCCACATACACCTTCCTCCAGCAGCTCTGCCCAG GGGTGCCCTGTGGCATCATGGACCAGCTCATCGCACTGCTGGGGCAGAAAGGCCATGCGCTACTCATTGACTGCAG GTCCCTGGAAACAAGCCTGGTCCCACTGTCTGACCCCAAGCTGGCTGTGCTTATCACTAACTCCAATGTCCGCCACTCCCTGGCCTCCAGCGAGTATCCGATTCGGCGGCGCCAGTGTGAAGAagtggcccaggctctgggcAAGGAGAGCCTTCGAGAGGTGCGGTTGGAGGAGCTTGAGG CGGGCAGGGAGCTGATGAGCAAGGAGGGCTTCCGGCGGGCCCGACACGTAGTAGGTGAGATCCGGCGAACAGCCCAGGGAGCCGCTGCTCTGAGCCGTGGAGACTACAGGGCCTTTGGACGTCTCATGGTGGAAAGTCACTACTCACTCAG GGATGATTATGAAGTGAGTTGCCCTGAGCTGGACCAATTGGTTGAGGCTGCCCTCTCTGTGCCTGGGGTCTATGGGAGTCGTATGACAGGTGGTGGCTTTGGTGGCTGCACAGTGACACTGCTGGAGGCCTCTGCTGCCTCCCTAGCCATGCATCACATACAG GAGCAGTACAGTGGCACAGCCTCCTTCTACCTCTCCCAAGCTGCCGATGGAGCCCAGGTGCTGAGCTTGTGA